A section of the Paenibacillus odorifer genome encodes:
- a CDS encoding GNAT family N-acetyltransferase, producing MITEIQTKRLKLRKMKLSDSASLFNIWSDPEVTKFMNINSFTEESQAVEMIKILNNLSLESKAIRYSIIELESNRIIGSCGYNSIDSSNAKAEIGYDISKDYWGKGYAPEAIQSLMDYAFNTLNFNRIEAKVEPENNNSIRVLQKLNYTFEGTMRKCEKSKGKFIDLSIFSKLVTE from the coding sequence TTGATTACAGAAATACAAACCAAAAGACTAAAATTAAGAAAAATGAAATTATCTGACTCTGCTAGTTTGTTTAACATTTGGTCTGATCCTGAGGTTACAAAGTTTATGAATATCAATAGTTTCACTGAGGAAAGCCAAGCAGTAGAAATGATTAAAATTCTTAATAACCTGTCTTTGGAAAGCAAAGCTATTCGTTATTCCATAATCGAGTTAGAATCAAATCGCATAATTGGTTCCTGCGGTTATAATTCTATAGATTCTTCAAACGCTAAAGCAGAGATTGGATACGATATTAGTAAAGATTATTGGGGCAAGGGATATGCTCCTGAGGCCATTCAATCTCTGATGGATTATGCGTTCAACACTTTAAATTTCAACAGGATAGAAGCAAAAGTCGAACCCGAAAACAATAATTCCATAAGAGTTTTGCAAAAGTTAAACTATACATTCGAAGGAACAATGAGAAAGTGCGAAAAGTCCAAAGGAAAGTTTATTGATTTAAGCATTTTCTCAAAATTAGTAACAGAGTAA